The nucleotide sequence TCAGGCTGCATTACTTTGTGCTAAAATACTCTTTAACTAGGCGTTCAGTTTCAAATACATGCGACTAAATCATGCTGAACTTGTCCGAATGTTCTGGTGAACAACAAATTTGGAGGATATATATCAAACCTAAAATCAAACATAAACACCGGTAGCAAGGAGCAGGAATAGAGATCCAAAACCCTGCAGCAGGCAGAAGACACATATTAGACTAATGCTCTGTGCTGATAGTTTATAGCTCAaatacaaaatcactgttttttcTTAATTACCAAGAAAGTGGATGCCATGGCGGCACTCACAACCTCCTTCAACAGGCTGCGGCTCCTGGTAGATGAAGTAGCTTCGTAGCTGATGTGTGGTCATGGTATTAGCAAGAGAAAAGAACTCAACCACCAAAATAGTGTAGAGTTGTATGTTATCGAAAATCCACATGGATCCTTCCGCTTTTACTGTGTCAGATCTATAAATACATCTAAGCATCTGTATATGTTTCCACATGATTCAAAACAATCCAGATTGTCGATGCAACATGTTTGAAAACCTAGCACGAGTCTATACTTAATATCAGGGAAAACAATCCATCTGAGCAATAGTATTCCACTGAAGCTCTTCAGAGTGCTACATTGAATATATAACCAATAATATAAAACTAATATTTGAGCCTATTATCAACCCAAGCTAGAAACCACATGTGCATTGCCCTAAAGGAACAATAATCAGAAGGTGCTCTTTAAGGATGGGTAATGATCAAAGCTTAATGGTACGAGTTGTGAGACTAAATCGAATTGTCATGTTCTCATCAGGCCAAACATGATATGATGCCGGGGATCAGTGTATCACTGAATGAACAACAGATCCCAACATGGTCCACACATTAAAAAAGCTCGTTGTTCTAATACCATATTTGACTTGCAACTCAAGTCCAAAATCATGTGGGTTATACCCCATGATAAAAGAGTACTAAGAAGACAAGATTAGGTTGCATGTAATTCATATACTAAGCAATACTTCACCCATACTCAATGTTGGACTAATTGGACTGGGGTATTAATATCAATCTACTACTACCGAAAGaaaaatgtaagttcaaacaAAACTATACATTTGACATGAGACTAATGCTAATATCTCTCCAGAACATAGCGATGGTATAGAAAAGGTACTGAAATCTTGCAGCCAATTTGACAATGATACTAATGCTAATATCTCTCCGAAACAAAGCGATGGTATAAAAAAGGTGCTCAGAGTAAGATGGAGAGACATTTATCCCTGCAAAGAGCTTACATGAGGCTTCACAAGCTTCCGGACGGACCAAAAACACTACTTTATCAAATAAAGCCCTCTCGCTTGTAGTGTTTGTGTACTATTGAACTCCCAAAAATAATTATCTAATAAGAAAATCTCCCAAAAAATTCTTGCAGTCAAACAATTCAAATATTCCTATGTAGATCAAGTTCATTAGGCACTCCACACCAGAAGCTTGAAGCATACACATGATCCACATGCTAAAATTCTAATTTTGAGTCCATTGCTATGTTACGAGCATTACCCTAATGTCTGCAAATATATACTCGGAGGAAGAAGGTTGCATACATATATTCGTGCAATATGTTACTATGTCGTTCAATCTTTGATCGGTTAAATTGATAAATGTGATGGAGAATGCGGCTTTCCTATCGAATGTAATGAAAAAAGGGAGAGAGGGGAGGGAACGCGAAGGCTTACATGAAGAAGGATGCAGTGACGAGGAGACCAACGAGGAGAAACAGCGCGGAGAGCATCGGGTACCACTGGATCGGAACCGGGCTCGTGACGGGTGTCGGTGCCTGAGAAGAGACCATCCGGAGAGTGAGGGGGCAAACAACGAACACACGGGCGACCTCGGAATACCGAGGATCAGAACCCTAGCGGCACTCGGAATCGAAGGGGTAAAGATGTCACAGGCCGAGATCTAGAGGGGAGGAGAGACTTCTTACCATCTGAACACGAAGAGGCGGAAGCGGAGGGGGAGACGGAGGGGTAGACGAGAGCGGTCGAGATCGGGATTCCTCCGATCTGAATGCACGAGGAGCATCAATTTAAGGAGGGTCGAAACAGTGACGGCGACCCAGGTAACGCTGCTTTAAGATTCGTGAGTAATCACACGCAGCGATTAAAGTCGTACCTTTTCTGGAACTTTCTTAGATTCCTAAGACGAGTATTTAAAAAATCCAGGAAAAAACTAAAATTTCATATATATCCCTCCAAATTCTGACCGGTAAATTGgtattctaatttatttaatactTTATAAACATAGTAAGAacattaattttatttaattaaaatatattatttaataataaaatatgaatGGACAAAATATCAAATCGATATTAACTTATCTAAATCCAAATCTATTATGGAATATATTAACGGTCAACCATCATTTGGCACATAAGCATCACGTGGAAGCTATCGTGAAGGAAAAAGGTTTATGTCACCCCTCGCTCGTTTGCCCACGTGGACAAAAGTACAAGACAGGCTATTCGGGGCTATCTCCCCCTATTGTCCACATGGACAAAACGTCAAGATGCAAATGTTGAAATGATTATAAGTTATCCCCTCGAAGGTCAGGTATAAAAGGTAATCCTTGACGCGATGTCGAGAGGGctctcttaaaaaaaaataatattcatcagaGACCTCGATTATTAACTTGAGCGTCGGAGGAATTATGTCGAAAAACTTTTCCTAACATCGATCTTAGTACAAACGACACCTTGGGAGCTTGACACCTTTACCTTAGTACCACTTTAGACTCTCTTATGCCATCAGGCTTAGACTATATTGGGTTAACTCAGACATCAACGATGATTTTTCCTaatattttgacattaaaatGAGGGCCTAATATTGCAGGAATGTTCATCCGTCAATCCTCCTAACACACGCTCCAATAAGGAGGCCCTacctttgacatatatcacttttacTTAATGGGGCAACTCTCATCCTTCCCTCGTgtggatgtgtttacttcgatgcAAACGCTGGCACGGTACTGGCGTCCGTTCAATGACCTGGGCCATTCGCCCTAGGGATGACCTTGAGCCACTTGTTTGTCCCTACCAAGGTGTTCTTGAATTTCACCCAACAAATACAGACACTAACGGACATGATGCAGGCTATTGTCCCGCTCTTGTCTCAGCTAGCCCAACAAATAACACCATCATCTTGGTCGCAATCAGTACGTCAACATCCACTAGCTTTAGTACTTGTCGAGATTCCCTTACTTGACACGGTGCCAACATCTCAGGATTGTCCTAGGCCTATAGAATTGCTGACCGAGGGAGCGCCCCGCTCCCCAGTCGTGGAATAAAGTGCACCACCACATCATCGTTGCGCTCAGCCTCAACCCGAGACCAAATCAACGGATTCGAGGGATGACTCCTTGAAGATTCAACTATGGCAAATGAACCAATACTTAGAAAAGATGTAGCAAGAGTTCCAACAATCATGAGAGAAAAGTTTGGTTGATCCCACCTTAGATCAGTCCTCACTCACTCAAAACATCTAGGAGGAGCCAATCCCGATGAACTTTCACCTGCCATTACTAGAGGTCCTTGATAGTAGTATTGACCCAATAGAGTATACTATCGCCTTCCACGCCCAAATATCATCGTAGGACACCTCGAATGCCTTGATATATCACACCTTCCTTACAATGTTAAGAGGCCCAACATAAGAATGGTACATTTACTTGAAACCTCTCTTGGTGCTCTTTTGCTTAGTTGGTAAAGGAGTTTGAGTTCTACTTCATCGATAATGTACACCCGAGGACATCGATGATAATGCTTATTAGACTCAAGCAAATGAGAGGAAAAAAATACATTTTTCGACTTTGTCGTTTGATTCACTAACGAGATTCGTACAAGAAACCCATCCATCGTTTATTGTATAGGCCTTCATAATTGGGCTTAAGCCCTCTCATTTTTTTTAGTCATTGGTAGAGAGGCCACTGGTGACGATGCCCGAGGTGCTCCAAAGGGCTAACCAATATATTATCATGGAGGCAATGATCTCAAGTAAGAGTGAGGAGATGTGCAAAAGGTTGAGACAAGAGTGACTAccattgaaaaagaaaaaagaaaaaaaatgacctGGTAAAGAAAAAAATGATCAACCCATTGAAAAAGAAATGACCAACTCAAACTGCCTCACTTGAGGTCCAAGCTGACTtccttgtgctagtcataggtgccctatgacCGACCTGGTAAAGAAAAAATGATTGACCCATTGAAAAAGAAATGGCCAACTCAAGCTGACTtccttgtgctagtcataggtgccctacaagctaatcacgtgaatgatgacacatgtgacataatacgtatttttttatttattatattatttgatattttatcactttatatatatatatatatatagtgatgtccatggatctgtgcaatgagaatcgaatcatgatacgatcacgataatgaaactgattcgcctttaaacatagattctaAACAATTCCGATCATAGATTAttcaagagggatatcgagataaccggatagactagtgtactgtatacccatatATATGATGGAGAcgattggtctcatagcttctTATGTGGGGACATAAGagttatagtgcaggtgctcattggagaatgagtttactgattgaaccGCTCAcagaatgttagatggttaatgatattttattgttagataatgatttcattgtcctagtggtgtatatggtccttagaattgagatactgaggatgtcctatatgaatattccactctttaatactGGACTTATATGTCTGAAAGTTCAAGATCTAGtatagccggtcatcgggagtagtagccaaccttacgagggctattgagggtcgatagaagatcatccgctctcggtgtcatgagaggaatatctcatatatttttactcaaacaaatccctagccaaagtcgttcagattgagagagaaagagttctctaggagaatccaattagagcgggaCTTAAGGAGAAACCATGCGAGCCTGACAGTACTATacctggtatacgatctctggggtattagatagatgaggggctataggtatatggtaactaaggacaaacatgtccaaaTGGATTAGATTTCTTTATATCGTTTGTGGATTATGACATAgttgcctaatacgtccgtagtcaataagtcgagtaaattattatgaagataataattcactaagctaaaaggagttttgataggtatgactcactactagctcgatattgagcctagagggtgatatacatatgataggtattgcgacgagtaaaggttcaTACGATACCTTAGTGGTTTCTGTAAGGATGATTAACACTCATGTAAAGAGGGTCATAATTGGTACAATAACTCTATCGATATTCTCTATTTTGATGCTTTTCAAAAACTTAGGATCCCAGCTAACGATCTTACCCTTATGACTTCTTCGTTGATGGTGTTCACAAGCAATTCCACCTCTCATCTCGGGACTACGAACCTGCATGTCACAAAGGAAAAACTCGAAGCCTGCCATAACAAAAAGACTCAAAATCCACCATGGTAGAGAAAGAAACTGAAGCCCACTACAACAAATAAATAAAGAGAAATCCACTACAACGGAGACAAAGGCTGAATATGCTTGAGACGGgtgagttgggaaaacccgaCCAACGTAAGAAAAAATATGCTATAGCAAAGGCATACGCCAAATATGCCTGAGATGCATAAGTCAAAAAATCTAACTTGCGTCGGAAGAAATCAGTCACAATGGAGGCATAATCCAAATGCGCATGAGATACGTGAATCGAAAAAACCCTACCCATATAAGAAGAAATCCACCACGGTGGAGGCACAAGCTGAATATGTCAAGATGCATGAGTTAGAAAACCTCATCCTGTATAAGAAGAAATCTATCATGACGAAGGGAGGACTTGAAGATCACCACTACAGGAGGATCCAAAATCCACCATGACGAAGAGAAGACTTGAAATCTACCATGACAGAGGGAGAACTTGAAGCCCAACATGATGGAAGGATCTAAAATCTACCATGGTGAGCGGATCCAAAAGCCACCACTATATAGAGAAGACTTGAAATCTATCACGACAGAGAGAGAACCTAAAATCTAACATGAATGAGGCATAATATGAAATGTGCTTGAGGCATGTGAGTCAAAAAACATGAACCACACCAAGAGCAATCTACCATGACGAAGGTGAAGGGTAAAATATGCTTAAGGTGTGTGAGTCGAAAAATCCAATCCACGCTGAGAGAAATTTACTATGATGGAGGCTTAGGATGAAATATGCCCAAGGCATGTGTTGGGGAAACCAAACCTACATCAAGAGAAATCCACCTGAGGCATATGAGTTAAAAAAATCCAGCCCATGCCATAAGAAATTTATCACGATGGAGGTATATAGCAAAATATGCCTGAGGCATATGAGTCGGGAAAACTTGACTTACgtcaaaaaaaaattctatcaCAATGGAAGTGCATGACAAAATGTACCCAATGCTTGTGAGTCGAGAAAATCTAACTCGCACCTCGAGAAATCCATGATAGTGGAGACCCAAGGTGAAATGTGATCGAGGTGTGTGAGCCGGGAAAACTCGACCCGTGCCAAGAGAAATCAACTACGGTAGAGGCGTAAGGTGAAATATTCCTAAGGCATATATGTCAAAAAAATATGACCTACACAAAGAGAAATTTGTCACAACGCAAGTGACTTGCATGAGAAGGAACCTGTCATAATGAAAGCACAGGTCAAATGTGTCTAAGATGCATGAGTTGAGAAAACTTGGTACACACGAGAAAAAAATCTGTCATGGCAAAAGCACGGGTCAAATGTACTCGAGATGCATGAGTTAGTAAAACTCATCCCACGTGAGAAGAAATCTGCTACGATGGAAGTGTATAGTGAAATGTGCTCGAGACACATGCGTTGGGAAAACCTACCCCATGTGTGAAGAAATCCACTATAGTTGAGGCACAAGTCGAATGTGCCCAAGAtatatgagtcgagaaaacccatCCCGCATGAGAAAAAATTTGTCACGgcaaaggcataaagcaaaatgtgtTTAAAGCACATGAGTCAAAAAAATTGACCCTACGTCAAAAGAAATCTATCACAACAGAAGCCACGAGTCAGAGAAGCCTAAGGTGTGTGGGTCAAGAAGCCTAACCCTCATCACCCCAAGAGACATGAAGGTCGGAAAGCCTAATCGCCTTAGCAAGAGGCAAGGAGGTCGGGCCTCTTAACCTCTACCTCTATCCTCACCTAAGGTGTTGGGGTCGGGAAGCCTGACCCCTACTTCTATAAGAGGCAAGGATGTTGGGCATATATCCTCGCCTAAGGCGTAGTGGTCGGGAAGCCCGACCCTCGCTTCTACAAGAGGGGTGGAGGTCGAGATGCTTTATCTCAGCCTTTACCTGAGGCACAAGGTCGAATGTCTAACCTCCTCCTTCGCCCAAGGTGTGGATTTCAGATGCTCGACCTCCACTATCATGTGAGGCGTTAAGGTCAGGATGTCCGTCCCCCACCATCATGTAAGGCATGGAGGTCAGGACACCCGATCCTTATCTTTGCCCAAGATGAGGAGGTTGGGATGCCCGACCTCCGTCATCGCATGAGACGTTAGTTAGGAAAACCCAACCCACAAGAGGAGATCTTAAACACTCTCATATCGGATGAATTGAACGCTACACTTCAAACCCCTCTAACAAGAGCTCCGAAGCATACTTTTGGGAGGGGAataaatgatagaaaaaatattataatagtcaATCATCCTCTTTCACATAAGCACCATGTAAGAGTTATCGTGGATGAAAAATGTTCTAGGTTACCCCTCTCTCATCCGCCAGCATGGACAAAAGTCTAAGACAAATCGTTCGAGGTTGTATCTCCCCTACCACCTATGTGGATAAAACGCTAAGAGGGAGACATTGGAATGATTATAGGTTACCCCCTCTAAGGCCAAGTATAAAAGGTAATCTTCAGCACTACACCGGGGTCTCACTTTCCCAAAAACACTCATACCCATTAGAGACTTTAGTTATTAACTTGAGCGTTGGATGGACTATGCTAGGAAACTTCTCCCAACATTTGTCTTAATGCAGGCGACACTTTGAAAGCTCAACAACTCCACTTTGAGTCACCTCTAAGCCACTTTATACACTTCAGCACTTTGGACTTGGATAACCTCGGGTTAACTCAAATGTTGATGACCATTTTCCTTAAcgcatatgattatttaaatactCAAATTATCTAAAGCTTTATCAAAACGGAggatgaattttttaaaaaaaattatctttttgggtTTTTTTTAAGCACCCCTCAAATTTATAattctaaataatatttttaatctaatatttaaaaaaatatatattttttgctagGGTGAATCAACCCAATAGAAGCATCTTTTTCATAGGACGAATTGATCtagttataatattatttataattttttaataatataaaaaatataatatagtataaaatattataacaaaaagtatttgataaattttataaaaaaataaatttatattatattataatatttttaataatactaaaaattaCTATACCACATAATAAAAATGCTATTACGCATTACATATAATTTCAACATCGCTATGAAAAAATGATAatgtagtataaaaatattataataaaaaaatataaaaaatattataattggatcaGTTCACTCTATTGGTTGGAAagaaaaaaggaaggaaaaaaaaaagtaatgggGAGTATTTTAggttattatataaaataattataagaaagttatgaaaatatgaatattttatctAAATGACTTAAATAAAGATATCCAAAAAAGTTATGAGCTGCTTCCATCTTAGTCGATCAGATCTTAGTTCCCTTACAAAAGCCCACTGACACACATCAGATCTGAAACTTTGTCCTGGCGCTTGTCTCCAGAGGACGGAGAGATCCTatccaatataacttttaaaaatattcttCAATTCCTTCATATCTGGGAGAACATCAACCTTATTTGCATATGAACCGTTCGATCGGTTAAGGTTAGTACAAAACTTGGAGAAGATCCTTCATCCGAGCCTAAGCCGTCGTCCGACGTTGACCGTCATGTGACCGATCTCCGCGTACCATATTTCGTTCCACCGACACCGACACCTAGATGTGCTGTGACCGGAAATTATACTGGGCCCATCGGGTAACATAGAGAGTGCAGTCCTAACAGGTAGAGAAGTATTTTTGGCTACAAGAGAAGAGGCGACGCCGTTTGCAACCCTCGACTCTTTACTTGACATTCGTCGACCGCCTCACGACAGAAATAGTGCGAGCGGTGGAGGAGGTGAggaagaaggaggagtcggcatgGGGAAGTCCTCCGCGCCAGTGGTGGTGACGTACGTAACCCTAGCACTAttgatcctcttcctcctctccctcggcCCGAGCCGCCCCCACATATCCCACCGCCGCCTCAAGCTCCGCCCAGCCAGCGGCACCACGGCCGCTGGCGACCGCCGCATCCCCTTCGACCCCATCATCGCCGATATCGAGCTCCGCCGCGACGACCGCGAGTGGGAGAGGGCCCATTTCCCTTCCATCGTTGGCGCCCCGCCCGCGGAGGCCCAGCCGGAGTGGGAGGGCTTCATTGATGCCGAGGACTACATCAACGACGAGGGACGGTTCAACGTATCTCACCGCATCTCGCTGCTCTTCCCCAAGATCGACGTCGGCCCCGCGGACGGGTTCCTCACCTCCAAGGAACTTGCCGAGTGGAACCTGAAGCAGTCGGAGAAGGAGGTGT is from Musa acuminata AAA Group cultivar baxijiao chromosome BXJ1-6, Cavendish_Baxijiao_AAA, whole genome shotgun sequence and encodes:
- the LOC103987031 gene encoding uncharacterized protein LOC103987031, producing MAPTPVTSPVPIQWYPMLSALFLLVGLLVTASFFIYEATSSTRSRSLLKEVVSAAMASTFLGFGSLFLLLATGVYV